One region of Psychrobacter sp. DAB_AL43B genomic DNA includes:
- a CDS encoding fasciclin domain-containing protein translates to MKITKIATIGALAVSLVGLSACNNMMPQKSAAMKAPMHNQSMAKMNVVQIAQSNPDFSLLVEAVVAADLAGALSNPNANFTILAPTNAAFMQVLNETGMSKAQLFANKPLLTKILSYHVINGAAPVYAKDVMPGNVIMLSKDTLMVTNQGKLMDESGRTATILKTDIAATNGVVHVIDRVLLPK, encoded by the coding sequence ATGAAAATTACTAAAATTGCTACCATCGGTGCATTAGCAGTATCATTAGTGGGACTTAGCGCCTGTAATAATATGATGCCGCAAAAAAGCGCAGCAATGAAAGCGCCTATGCACAATCAGTCTATGGCAAAAATGAACGTGGTACAAATTGCACAAAGTAATCCTGATTTCTCGCTACTCGTTGAAGCGGTAGTGGCGGCAGACTTAGCGGGTGCGTTGTCTAATCCCAATGCGAACTTTACAATACTTGCTCCAACCAATGCGGCTTTTATGCAAGTATTGAACGAAACAGGTATGAGCAAAGCTCAACTGTTTGCTAACAAGCCGCTGTTAACTAAAATCTTAAGTTACCATGTGATTAATGGCGCCGCGCCAGTATATGCGAAAGATGTTATGCCGGGTAATGTCATTATGCTTAGCAAAGATACGCTCATGGTAACGAATCAGGGCAAACTAATGGATGAAAGTGGTCGCACTGCCACTATCCTAAAAACGGATATCGCTGCTACTAACGGTGTGGTACATGTGATTGATAGAGTGCTATTACCTAAATAA
- a CDS encoding fasciclin domain-containing protein: MEVLTYYLIKDDRVFAYETMAGNQETLDGSSITFHDKKQITDTSGRTSNIMMANIQANNGVVHVIDTVLLPK, from the coding sequence ATAGAAGTACTCACTTATTATCTTATCAAGGATGACCGAGTCTTTGCTTATGAAACCATGGCAGGCAACCAAGAGACGCTCGACGGCAGTAGTATCACCTTTCATGATAAAAAACAGATTACTGATACTAGCGGTCGTACCTCTAATATTATGATGGCTAATATACAAGCCAATAACGGTGTCGTACACGTGATCGATACAGTGTTGCTACCTAAATAA
- a CDS encoding fasciclin domain-containing protein: MLKKNLLSIAVVTAAISLAACNDKEAVVEPVEPEATTDVVVEPEVSPEAVAEADAAPMPEAAATQSIAEMAAANPDLSILTAALKAAGLDGMMMDAGTYTVFAPTDDAFAAVLTKLDVTKEELLANTDLLKSVLPYHVVPMVVKAADIPYDTAIETVNGQTITIGSDNVITDASGNKATITATDMMATNGVVHVIDTVLLPK; this comes from the coding sequence ATGTTAAAGAAAAACTTACTATCTATCGCAGTCGTGACAGCAGCAATTTCATTAGCAGCTTGTAACGATAAAGAAGCTGTTGTCGAGCCAGTAGAGCCAGAAGCGACCACTGATGTAGTCGTTGAGCCAGAAGTTTCTCCTGAAGCAGTCGCAGAAGCTGATGCAGCACCTATGCCTGAAGCAGCAGCTACCCAAAGTATTGCTGAAATGGCTGCTGCAAACCCGGATTTATCAATACTAACTGCTGCATTGAAAGCTGCTGGTCTTGACGGTATGATGATGGACGCAGGCACATACACAGTATTTGCTCCAACTGATGACGCATTTGCTGCTGTATTGACTAAATTGGACGTTACTAAAGAAGAGTTATTGGCTAATACCGATTTGCTAAAAAGCGTACTACCGTACCATGTTGTTCCTATGGTAGTAAAAGCAGCTGACATTCCTTATGATACTGCTATCGAAACGGTCAATGGTCAAACCATTACTATCGGTTCTGACAATGTTATTACCGATGCAAGTGGCAATAAAGCTACTATTACTGCAACAGATATGATGGCGACTAATGGTGTTGTCCATGTAATCGATACCGTATTATTACCTAAATAA
- a CDS encoding alanine/glycine:cation symporter family protein: MEGLVDLVNGIIWSPALIYLCLGAGLFYSIMTRFVQVRLFGEMIKLLFTGKSSADGISSFQALAVSLAGRVGMGNIAGVAAAIGFGGPGAVFWMWVVAFLGASTAYVESTLAQIYKEKDVVTGEYRGGPAYYFERALGQKWYGILFAVASILACGIFLPGVQANGVISAFAQVMGEGTIMNVGGLEVGSMRLVALGIILVILGIIIFGGIKRIATFTEYAVPFMALGYIALALIIMFSNFSLIPDVFGLIIGDAFTAQAGFGAAIGWGVKRGIYSNEAGQGTGPHAAAAAEVEHPSQQGLVQAFSVYVDTLLVCSATAFMILSTGMYNIQGTLPDGQFILQNVAATTEINSPAFTQMAMESVYGTFGNVFIAIAVFFFAFTTILAYYYIAEVNIAYLTRFISRGAHKKGVFLVKILIMVMVSYGGLNSAGYIWDIGDIGVGLMAWLNIVGILVIFFVARPTLTMLKDYEAQRKAGVTRYSFDPAKFGIKNAPYWEERHRKQMAAMNNDPLHKDPK; this comes from the coding sequence ATGGAAGGTTTAGTCGATTTAGTAAACGGAATTATTTGGAGCCCAGCATTAATTTACTTATGCTTGGGCGCAGGTTTATTTTACTCCATCATGACGCGCTTTGTACAAGTTCGTCTATTTGGTGAAATGATTAAATTACTATTCACTGGTAAGTCCAGTGCTGATGGTATTTCATCATTTCAGGCACTTGCCGTCTCACTTGCTGGTCGTGTGGGTATGGGTAACATCGCCGGGGTAGCTGCTGCTATCGGCTTCGGTGGCCCAGGAGCCGTATTTTGGATGTGGGTTGTGGCGTTTTTAGGCGCATCTACCGCCTATGTTGAATCAACACTGGCACAGATTTATAAAGAAAAAGACGTTGTTACTGGCGAATACCGTGGTGGTCCTGCTTATTACTTCGAGCGAGCACTCGGGCAAAAATGGTATGGCATTCTATTCGCTGTTGCCTCTATCTTAGCCTGTGGTATATTCTTGCCAGGCGTTCAGGCAAACGGCGTTATCAGTGCCTTTGCTCAGGTGATGGGTGAAGGTACGATCATGAATGTCGGCGGCTTAGAAGTCGGCTCTATGCGTTTAGTGGCGCTAGGTATCATTCTCGTTATTCTAGGTATTATCATCTTCGGTGGTATTAAACGTATTGCAACCTTTACTGAGTACGCCGTTCCTTTTATGGCGCTTGGTTATATTGCTTTAGCACTCATCATCATGTTCAGCAACTTCAGTTTGATCCCAGATGTATTTGGTTTGATCATTGGTGATGCATTTACTGCACAAGCTGGTTTTGGTGCGGCAATTGGTTGGGGTGTAAAACGTGGTATTTACTCTAACGAAGCGGGTCAAGGTACTGGCCCTCACGCTGCTGCTGCTGCTGAAGTTGAGCATCCATCACAGCAAGGTTTGGTACAAGCGTTCTCAGTCTATGTAGATACACTGCTAGTTTGTTCTGCTACGGCATTTATGATTTTATCTACTGGCATGTATAACATTCAAGGTACGTTACCAGATGGACAGTTCATTCTCCAAAATGTAGCTGCTACTACTGAAATTAACTCACCCGCCTTTACGCAAATGGCGATGGAATCGGTATACGGTACCTTTGGTAATGTCTTTATCGCAATCGCTGTATTCTTCTTTGCCTTTACGACTATCTTGGCCTACTACTATATCGCTGAAGTGAACATTGCGTATCTAACCCGCTTTATCAGCCGCGGTGCTCATAAGAAAGGTGTTTTCTTAGTTAAAATCTTGATTATGGTTATGGTTTCATACGGCGGTCTCAACTCAGCAGGTTACATCTGGGACATCGGTGATATTGGTGTTGGCCTTATGGCTTGGCTTAACATTGTTGGTATCTTGGTCATCTTCTTTGTGGCTCGCCCAACGCTCACTATGCTTAAAGACTATGAAGCACAGCGTAAAGCTGGCGTGACACGCTATAGTTTTGATCCCGCTAAATTCGGTATCAAAAACGCGCCGTACTGGGAAGAGCGTCATCGCAAACAGATGGCAGCAATGAACAATGATCCTTTACATAAAGATCCCAAGTAA
- a CDS encoding LemA family protein has protein sequence MTRKSIVKPMLLSAVLATSTVGLTGCGYNNLQAQDEQVTASWSEVVNQYQRRADLVPNLVKVVQQYAEQEQEVFTQVAEARSRAGSITVTPEVLNDPETMERYAAAQEQMTGALSRLMAVSERYPELKSDALFQDLQAQLEGTENRIAVARNRYIQEVQGYNTTVRQFPTNITAKVFGMNAKPNFSVANEAEISTAPSVDFGDDAEKTQ, from the coding sequence ATGACGCGTAAATCTATTGTAAAACCTATGTTGCTATCGGCTGTATTAGCGACTTCTACCGTTGGTTTGACCGGTTGTGGTTATAACAATCTTCAAGCCCAAGATGAGCAAGTGACCGCTTCGTGGTCAGAAGTGGTCAACCAATACCAACGTCGTGCAGACTTAGTGCCAAACTTGGTAAAAGTCGTGCAGCAGTATGCTGAGCAAGAACAAGAAGTCTTTACCCAAGTGGCCGAAGCGCGCTCACGTGCTGGTAGTATTACCGTGACGCCAGAGGTACTCAACGACCCTGAAACGATGGAGCGTTATGCCGCCGCGCAAGAACAGATGACTGGCGCGCTATCACGCCTAATGGCAGTTTCTGAGCGCTATCCTGAGCTAAAATCGGATGCGTTGTTCCAAGATTTGCAGGCGCAGCTCGAAGGGACTGAAAATCGTATTGCCGTCGCTCGTAACCGCTATATTCAAGAAGTACAAGGTTACAATACGACGGTGCGTCAATTCCCAACCAATATTACTGCCAAAGTATTTGGCATGAATGCCAAGCCAAACTTTAGCGTGGCTAATGAAGCGGAAATATCGACCGCACCAAGTGTTGACTTCGGTGATGATGCAGAGAAAACTCAGTAA